In one Meles meles chromosome 17, mMelMel3.1 paternal haplotype, whole genome shotgun sequence genomic region, the following are encoded:
- the IL10 gene encoding interleukin-10, whose protein sequence is MGRPHRTHNIKGGPVGEGLHTRGLLLQHQTTRPALRRQSFTMPSPALLCCLVLLAGVGASRHQSALSEDNCTGFPASLPHMLRELRAAFGRVKTFFQMKDKLDSILLTGSLLEDFKGYLGCQALSEMIQFYLEEVMPQAENHDPEVKEHVNSLGEKLKTLRLRLRRCHRFLPCENKSKAVEQVKSAFSKLQERGVYKAMSEFDIFINYIETYTTMRMKI, encoded by the exons ATGGGGAGGCCTCACCGCACCCACAATATAAAAGGGGGACCAGTAGGTGAAGGTCTACACACCAGGGGCTTGCTCTTGCAACACCAAACCACAAGACCAGCTCTCAGAAGGCAGAGCTTCACCATGCCCAGCCCGGCGCTACTGTGTTGCCTGGTCCTGCTGGCCGGGGTAGGAGCCAGCCGCCACCAGAGCGCCCTGTCAGAGGACAACTGCACCGGCTTCCCAGCCAGCCTGCCCCACATGCTCCGAGAGCTCCGAGCAGCCTTTGGCAGGGTGAAGACTTTCTTT CAAATGAAGGACAAGCTGGACAGCATATTGTTGACTGGGTCCTTGCTGGAGGACTTTAAG GGTTACCTGGGTTGCCAAGCCCTGTCGGAGATGATCCAGTTTTACTTGGAGGAGGTGATGCCCCAGGCGGAGAACCACGACCCAGAAGTCAAGGAGCACGTGAACTCGCTGGGGGAAAAGCTGAAGACCCTGCGGCTGAGGCTGCGACGCTGT CATCGATTTCTGCCCTGTGAGAATAAGAGCAAGGCTGTGGAGCAGGTGAAAAGCGCCTTCAGTAAG CTCCAAGAGCGAGGTGTCTACAAAGCCATGAGTGAGTTTGACATCTTCATCAACTACATAGAAACCTACACGACAATGAGGATGAAGATCTGA